A window from Oscillospiraceae bacterium encodes these proteins:
- a CDS encoding AraC family transcriptional regulator, with protein sequence MERSVIIKDENFLDLNPVQFGYENCKKSHFFGPAVRTYWLIHFVVSGFGVFKIKDKEYKLKPGEMFVIPPYIETYYEADNTNPWSYIWIGFTTKGDITNNLSDVIKCPEAEKIFNSMKNCEEFTNGRSAYLTARLWDLFALLSEDGNNKYGYIEKALEFIHSNYMRNITVGKIAQYLNLDRTYFSVIFKNKTGLSPKQYLLNYRMNIAATLILKKHISISVIANSVGYSDLYTFSKMFKRHFGISPSNYGK encoded by the coding sequence ATGGAAAGAAGTGTTATAATAAAAGATGAAAATTTTCTGGATTTAAACCCTGTTCAATTTGGTTACGAAAATTGTAAAAAATCCCATTTCTTCGGCCCAGCTGTACGAACATATTGGCTTATTCATTTTGTTGTGTCAGGTTTTGGAGTTTTTAAAATTAAAGATAAAGAATATAAACTAAAGCCGGGCGAAATGTTTGTTATTCCACCATATATAGAAACTTATTATGAAGCAGATAATACTAATCCCTGGAGTTACATCTGGATTGGTTTTACCACAAAAGGAGATATTACAAATAACCTGTCAGATGTTATTAAATGTCCTGAAGCAGAAAAGATATTTAATTCTATGAAGAACTGCGAAGAATTTACCAACGGCAGAAGTGCTTATCTAACAGCAAGATTATGGGATTTATTTGCATTGTTATCAGAAGACGGAAACAACAAATACGGCTATATTGAAAAAGCATTGGAATTTATACATTCAAACTATATGCGCAATATCACTGTGGGAAAAATCGCACAATACTTAAACCTTGACAGAACATATTTTTCCGTCATCTTCAAAAATAAAACCGGACTTTCCCCAAAACAATATCTTCTAAATTACAGAATGAATATTGCTGCCACTCTTATACTAAAAAAACATATTTCCATATCTGTTATAGCCAATTCAGTCGGATATTCCGACTTATATACCTTCTCCAAAATGTTTAAACGTCATTTTGGTATCTCTCCGTCAAACTATGGAAAATGA
- a CDS encoding TetR/AcrR family transcriptional regulator translates to MNKSESKYFSTAKKMDKALISLLEEKSFEYITISEVCKKANVNRSTFYLHYENMVDLLNETARFLLDGFMAYFDDEQKSIAKKLMESALGELNFISDEYLHPYLSYIKENRIVFSTVLLHADSFGFNEIFQRLYENIFDPVLERFNYPIADRKYAMMFYLNGITAIVAEWLKDGCEKTIGEVSRIIYECIFGVKKDCSKE, encoded by the coding sequence TTGAATAAATCAGAGAGTAAATATTTTAGTACTGCCAAAAAGATGGACAAGGCACTTATATCCCTTCTTGAAGAAAAATCTTTTGAATATATAACAATCAGTGAAGTATGTAAAAAGGCAAATGTTAATCGTTCTACTTTTTATTTGCATTATGAGAATATGGTTGACTTGCTTAATGAAACAGCAAGATTTCTGCTTGACGGTTTTATGGCATATTTTGATGATGAACAAAAGAGCATAGCCAAAAAGCTTATGGAAAGCGCGCTTGGCGAACTGAATTTCATTTCAGATGAGTATTTACATCCGTATTTGTCGTATATCAAAGAAAACAGGATTGTTTTTTCTACTGTTTTATTACATGCAGATTCATTTGGTTTTAATGAGATATTTCAAAGGCTTTATGAAAATATTTTTGATCCTGTTTTAGAAAGGTTTAATTATCCGATTGCCGACAGAAAATATGCTATGATGTTTTATCTTAACGGAATTACTGCCATTGTAGCGGAGTGGTTAAAAGATGGATGCGAAAAGACCATTGGCGAAGTATCCCGAATTATTTACGAGTGTATATTCGGAGTAAAAAAAGACTGTTCGAAAGAATAG
- a CDS encoding dihydropteridine reductase, which produces MNTDKILAEAIAKDYAPKDNSKIVALKKLDKKAKLPATIFTYTFGVISALIVGTGMCLAMQVIGSGVVPMVAGIVIGIIGFIFCGINYPIYKRMLERDKAKYAYEIVELAREISEEK; this is translated from the coding sequence ATGAACACAGACAAAATTTTAGCAGAAGCAATCGCAAAGGACTATGCCCCAAAGGATAACTCAAAAATAGTTGCTCTTAAAAAGCTGGATAAGAAAGCAAAACTTCCGGCAACAATTTTTACTTACACATTTGGTGTTATTTCAGCACTCATTGTTGGTACAGGTATGTGTCTTGCTATGCAGGTAATTGGTAGTGGAGTTGTTCCAATGGTTGCAGGAATTGTTATAGGCATTATAGGATTTATTTTTTGTGGAATTAACTATCCGATTTATAAAAGAATGCTTGAAAGAGACAAAGCGAAATATGCTTATGAAATTGTTGAACTTGCTCGCGAAATCAGCGAAGAAAAATAA